ATTTCTTCTCCTGACGCCGAAGAGGTACGTTTTCTCTTTGGTTTTTTATCTTTGGGCTGAGGACTCCGGGAGGAGGTGCCTTCACTGAAAGCAATAGTAGATTTACTAGCTCTCCTCCGATTAAGGACATTTTATAATGCTCGTTGAGCTTCCTCCGGGTCATCAAGAACCTCAACTTCGGGGCAGACAATGGATCCCTTTGGAAGTCCTGCGTTTTGCAAAAAGTGAGTTAACAAATTAATTCTGAGTCATGCTAAAAGatgaaagaaggaagaaagaacctttacttaccatgatttttggctttTCAATTAAATCTGGGAGCCATTTATTTCCACCTTTGAAATTCCGGTGTAGAAATATCTAAATGTTTATGTACCTATTAGACCAGGTTCTGAACCCATGGTGGTTCCCAATGAGTAGCTGGAATAAGTAAAATGCAAAGTTAACGAAGGAGGAAAGTCTTCTTAAACATGGAAAGGAAAAGATATCCGAAGACTTATGAAGAAGATTCCACGATTCAGGAATAACAGGTGATGTTGTAGGGAGAATATCCCTGGTAGCGATGACAACGAACCGCTCTATCCAGCCACGATTGTCATCGTCATCAACACTAGTAAGAAGGGCATGGTGTCCGCATTTGCTGAGCTTTAGCACACCTCCACGGAAGATCATTGGATAATAGAGGTTGATCATGTGCGAGATTTAGGGTTTCCCCAGTCCAGGAGCACAATTTTCGGAGGTAGGCCATTGTACGCCAAATCGATGGACCCACTTGGGCCAATCATATTTGATACCGATTGAAGAATTCTAAAATTATAGAGTcgatttctttaaaaaattctagAGTGAAGGGGTATGTATAAACATACATGATCCCTAATTTGGAGAAGGTGACCCTTTCCACTTTATTAGGGGCAATGATGCCAATGTCATTCCAATCATAATCCCTCTTTACGACAAGAATGCTAGCAAGACGTATGGAAGAAGGGTATATGTGAACATGCCAGAATCTGTCGTTTTTAGGATTAATGGGTTCTTTTTGGAGTTGAAGATCTAACCGAGAGTCAAGTTGGAGAGGAATAATGGTATTAACGGTAGGAGGTTCGGATTCAATATCAACCTCTTACATTTTGTTCTTCTTACAGCCTCCACCGAAGAGAAGAGAAGTGTTTTCGATGACAACGGTGTTAGAAGACATGGTAATGGTAAGAAATTCAAGTAGTGAAATTCTACTGAGAAAGAGAAATTTTGCAGTAGGGTTCTAAGGAGATTCAAAGAAAGCAAAAAGATTTGTTAAAGTGAAGGGTAAAAGTGATGAGTAGTCAAGAGGTTTATAGAGGAAAAAATCGTGGTCATGATTACCCTGGCAAAAATATTTGTCAAATCACGGAATAATACATGTTTGGGTCATTAAATGTTAGAAGACGTACATCATTTCAAGTGTCAGCAACTGTTCAGGAACTTTCCCGCCAAGAAAAGAGGTCTTATCTACGTCCCGGTAACCCGATGTTGTGTCACcgaaaagtagggggactatttgtatggggtaaaattggttAGTGATAGTTAAATGAATGATAAGATGGCACATGGAACTGAAGACAAGTAGGATGGGAGTCAGCAAATATTTGGCACTGGATACAAGCATGAGATCGGTGCTGAGTGAGTTCCGAAGGCATGGGAACTGAAGACAAAGATTTAAAAGAAAGACATCAGttggaaaagacagcattcaatGATCAGTCGCTCAAAAAAATCTATGCATTAATAACCAACTGTTATGCAGCCATCAATGGCGGTTTTATTCACATTCAAGAGAAGCTTGATATGGGGATCTTGACTCCCTAAATAGAGCTATAAATAAGAGAATTAATATCCATTGTAGGACACGAAACCTTTTGTATACAAAAGCTAAAATTAGCTCTCATTCTATAAGACTGCTCTTTTACTTTGTTCTTAATATTGTTCTTGTTTCTGCTACCGGAGAAGCTAAATTCATAGCCATGTTCGTATTTCCTATAAGTTTATTTTATAAtcttatttttgttcttatttattttatattttttggtcaaattaATTAACGTCTCTATAAACCacattataaattcaattgtattattttacgggtaaacataaTTGTTGATAGTAAGGGCAATTGTGATACTTTACGTGTCTTTAGCTTATTTATTAAAAGTCCTTTTTCTCACATATATAATATGGAACAACAAGAATATTACATGGCTCCGTGTCTCCGTCATGCGCAATACTCTTGGTTGATTTTTTTCCCTCGTCGTGTTTAATGGGTGAAGTTTTGACTTGGCTTTAAAAACGAAGTCAAATTTACATTAAGTAAGAGTTTAGGTCCACTTGACCAGACGAGTTTGATCTAGAATCCCCAGGGACTGGACTGCTATGACATATACTTTTGGGCCAATCGGCCATGTGTACTTGGGATTCAATTTAAAAAAACTATGCGAGCTTTTCCTATATATACTATGATAGTaacttattaatttattttctctagattttataattttcaaaAAGTATCTAGGTTTTTCTTACAAATTGTATACATTCCCCCTTAGAAAGCTCTCATCCCATGATTAATatcttcaattaagggattcaattatatcattttcttttttcatacTTCTCCTCATTTCATGCGTCCTAATTTATTCAATACGCAGATCTCCTCTTTTCTCTCTTCGATAGTTGCACGTCTTCACCAAGAAGCTGGTAAttttgcttcagttgttgaatgattttggttggaaccttcaaatactGGATATAATGCCATACTACATATTCTATGTTCCTATTATCCTTATAATATTAGGAAAATGATACCGAATCTACCAAAAAGATACTTTTTCTTTACAGTTATAAATCTATACACACGGCATAGAATGTCATGAGATGATAAAAAAAATCAGTTGCTAAAAGtttcttcaacaattcaaaaattaTTAAACTCTAGCAAAATTATTACTAATAGGATAATGGCTCATACACAATCCAAATGTGAAATTGGTCACAAACTTACAATTGCTCACCACCAcatacaattatcatacatttgTGGTACAATTTCTGTAACAATTATGATAcaaatacaattatgatacaatCATGATACAAttctgatcttcatcttcttcaagtttcaatcacaacTCTAAACTTAAATTCTGATACAATATTGTATTAGTATTGTATTAGGTCTTATTTACATATTGATATATAATATACAAGTCAAATACAACTTTGATACAATTGtgatacaattatgatacaatCGATACAATTCAGAAacttttcttcttcgagtttcaatatgaaattttacCTAAAAATAACTCTAAACTTAACCAATCTCCCTCataattgagatataaactccaagttatattctcaattatttgcaaGAGCACCCAATCTAAACAAATCACAAATTCATAAAACCCAAATGTTGAATTCAAAACTTCGAAACTTTTTAATGAATGTCAATGGAGAACTCTTTGCTACTGCAATTTTAGAGATAATGTCGATGAATTTGTGTGAAGAGGATGAGAAAAAATCACAATTTCGTAAAACTCAAATGTTGAATtcgaagctttttaatggttgccAATGGAGAACTCTTTGCTACTGCAATTTTAGAGATAATACCGATGAATATGTGTGAAGAGGATTAGATTTGGATTAATTTGTATGAAAGAGAGAAATATTTCAAAATCGTTTTGAAAATGGGATGAAAACGTAATTTTAGGGGCTTTGTATAACTGATATACATGAGAGTGGGCCGGGGGAGGGGGAAGGGTGGGGCTGACGTGGGGGGCGGGAGAGGGAAGGGTTGTATCAGTTACATCCTAGTTTTATGGATGCTCTCTTTATTAAGATTTTGTATATAAATAGTAAATATAGATAGAGAATATAATTTTTAAGGAACCTAAAGAAAagtagtaaataaatttctattatagtatagctaggtaaaTTTTACTATTAGTTATGTTAGCCCATAGGTAAATTAGTACAAAAATTaaccaattcataaaatattaccaaTATTGGCTAAATGCTACCGATATtaaccaattagctatttgtagcaaaaaaatagtaaatttttgctttcttttgagtggatGTTGTTGGAGTAGATTGGGTACAGTTTAAGGAGTTTGAATCTTAGTTTTGTGATAATTTGGTGGGGTTTTGAGGTAGTTTGAATTGAAAAGTcaaagtagaagatgaacatggaAAAGATGAAATGTGTatcacactgtgcatcaaatttgtatcaaatgtgtatcacatgtatatatatgtgcgagatacatgcgtgatacatgtgtcgcagaaaaACTTTTTAAATTCGATTTTAAcaacgaattttgataccaaatcacctccaatcttcctcaaatttcgtatattgactcatctttagctttcaatgaatttcaacaaTACCCGTTTCCCTTTTTGCTTAGGTTTTTGGAATCTTATATTTTTTTCCCCTTTGTGTTTCATCAATTTGTTTGCTATCTCATCCATAAAATTTCTTTTCCGTTTTGCATCTAATGTTGTTGATCACGCTTGAAAATATGAGAGGAGATCTTTGCGTGTAATATTTGGAGAGAAAGAATGCTTATTTATCTAGGTTCTCAATTTTTGTATACTGggttaattttgataaatttatgattaatggctagaggCGGGTAAGTTTGGAGTTATTTTGAACATTTTCGTTCAATTTATTTGGAATTTGTGAGAGGGAGTGGACGGGACATTATATAGAGATCAAATTAACAAGAAAGCAagtaaaaaagaataaataataCTTATGGATATACTATAGTAGAATAATTTCACAATGTTCACGATACATGTACAAAATAATCAATGGAAAATAATTAGAATATTACACAAATAATTTAATATCAAATTCACAGCCCTGCAGTGAATGGCACACCAGTAGAAGGCAACCATGAGCGACCACCTATGAGATTCGCAACAGTAAATTTTGAAGCTTCATTTGTATTAGTTATAACATGGTAACCAGGCCACTTCACCCTATTTCTAGTCGAAGCACCAGGACCCCAATTACCATGCTCCCCATAATACAAAGTTTTAAATGCGAAATCAGAATTCAGCCATGGCAACCATCCTGATGGATTAATCAAACCATCAATATATGACCTCATTACAACCGTTCTTGAATATTCCTGCCACGGACGACCCAAATATGTCTGAAATGCTCGAACCACTGGCTTAAGGCTCGGTGATGCTGTTATTCTCGAATTGTGAATTGATATTCCAGTGTTCTGAAAAGGGTCACCTCTGCCTTGAGCTGTGATTACATTGACTTGGCCAACTAGGGGTCTTCTGACAAAAATGATACAATTTTGGAAAACAACAGCGGCGTTGCCGAATATGAAGTCTATTGTCCCGTAGATATGACATGTTTTGTAGAATTGTCGTTGGGATTGGACAAAGATTGTGTCTTGGTAACCTTCGAAGCCACAGGCGTAGAATACTGAGAGATCAGATGCTGATCGGAGAGCTACTGCTTGACCATTTTTTGGACCTGCGGTGTTTCGGAATGTGATGCCACGAGCAATGAATCCATTTCCATCTACCCCTGAAACaccatttttatggaaaattaaaCAAGTGATTAAGACTTACATTTACATCTATGCAGTTATAACAAACAGTATAAGCATTACAGATAAATGTCTTAACTATTATAGTACCAGTAGATAACTTGCCTTATTTTTTCAGGTTACTAATAACATTTAACTTGATTTTACGGACAGTTACTTAGCTGACCTGATAGTATTATTCAAAATGGTTAACGTAGCCCAAAAACATGTATTAGTTGGACAAAGTATGGTTACAACTCATGGGAATAATTTGATATAGAAGCAATGCTGATATTATTGTCCCAGATCATCACTCCCTTAGATCAGTATGGTTTCTTTGAAAAAGAATCCTCCTTCTAGAAGTAGGACAAAACTTAACATGCAATCGATAATGTCAAATATAAATTGTAAATTGCTATACGTTATGAAACAACGAAGAAATTacgtttttgttttatttataataaaaaacaaaGCAGAAGCCTTCGCGAATAAGAAGCCTATGAATGGCATATCACGTTAAAGCATATGAATATTACAGCAAAGTGCCCCCACCAAAACAGCATACTCATATATCTTTAGCTTTACTTCATGAACTAGAATTAAATTAGACCTTGCCTATTACTTGCGACTTCTCTAACAAGGTCCTCTCTCCATTACTCTATTCCCATGCTTATATCTTAATTATGTAAaactaaaagttaaattttttacCCAAAACGTAaaaaagttaaataaataaaaataaaataaagtggagagagagagagagtggacGTACCAACAGTTGCAGTACTGTAAGTTGTGAAACCTCCAGCGGCACTTCGGCTACCCGTAATAATTGTGTATCTCAAACCAGCACCAACTAACATGATGTTACTAATTCCAGGCCCTATAGCCACATTTTCTCTATAAACACCTTTTTTAATATATATGATAGTCCTCTGATTTGCAACTTTCTTTGAGGCTGCATTTATTGCAGCCTGAACAGACCGAAAATTCCCTGATCCATCTTGAGCCACCACGTAAATTGCCTTGGAAGCTAAGCTCCTCGTTGTGGATTGTAACAACTTTCTTTCCCTAGCCGTAACCCAACTTGGAAATCCATCTACTTGTGTTGAATTTTGTGAATCCACAAGCTCCCCATTTATAGCCAAACAATTGCTAATCAATTGAGAGACATTAGTGGATAAAGTTGGATGTAGGACATTTGAAACATTGAGCTGATTTGAACTAGATAAACATGTTTCAATATTTGTTAACGAGGCGCTGAGCCAAGTTTGAGCATCGAAATCGGAACAGGAAGTGAAGTTGGATTGGATGCCATGAAGAGTACGGTTTAATTGGAGGATGGTGTCGTCAATGAGCTTGTCACAATCCATCCAGACTAGTTTCTTTCGTTTTCCGCGGCAGTGCTGGCCAACATTTTTCGCGTGTTTTTGTACTTGGAGGGCTTGCTCCAAGGCGACCTCCGTGGTCATGGTTCGAAACTCTTGTTTACATTTCGGTTTGTAACGCTGGGGGGAAACATCTGCCATCAAGTACTTACATGGCTCAGGATGAGGAGTGGTGCTACACCACCAGTTAATATCATCACTTGTTTGTTCTTCAATGGAATAAGATTGGTGTAGGaacaaagagaaggaaaagaatatAAAGAGTACAAAAGAATTGAGCTTATAAGTTGTCATTGTGGTATATATGGTATGTTTTGTTGGAAATATAATGTTGTGTTGTTGTCACGAATAGCGACTTGAATCGAGGATCATTTAATGATGGGGTTTGTGTTTTTTTATACTAGTGGAAACAAATCTGAAATGGAATGTCAGTTGGCTTCTTGAAATGGGAAgcaaaataacaataataaatgcAATCACAAGATAAGAAAGTCAAGGCTGATATCCCAAACACCAGTGTCTTTACTTCATTTTGTGATCCTTGGTTTTGTAGATGACTGCCAATGCACTAAATATATATGgggagagagatagagagaaagagaaaggggTGAGTGTCTGGTCTTGTGCTGCATCCATGCGAATAGTATTGTTTATCAATCATAATGTCATTATGTCAAAgagtgataataataataataataataatataaattttgaTGGCATTCTTCAAGGTAAAGTATGAATTCGATCTTCATTTGTTCTGCATAATGTAAAGATTGACCTAGCTGTATTGCTTGGGCAGTAATGTGCTACGCGTaatttaaaataaacaaaaaggCAGGGTCTAATATACATGATTATGAATTTGGCGGCTACTTGCTTGTTTACGTTAAGGATTAACATAAGATTTGACAGGTGAAGGAACCATCTAAATGTGTTGAGTGTTTTCCGTACACCTCTCATGATTAACTTGATGAGCAAGTAGTATATAAAGTAACTGTACAGTTGAAGGAAGAAGCCTATCTTTCATATATAATTCCACTTAAGTGGAAACCAGATGTCTAAACTGCCATTTATCAGGGGATTGTCCGGCCATGTGCTTGTAAGTTCTAATTTACGCAATCCTCTAATATTTTTCATGCTTCTCTAAGTAAGATCCTTACTTCTTCAGCTTTTAGAATTGTTTAATTTACTAAACCTGATCTTTGATGTGTACGCGTATTCGGGAGCCATTGTATTACTTCTCATAAAAATGGTACACTTTCACATTCAAATCCGCCCTTGTAAAATTCTTTTCAGATTTATCAATTACTTAATACGCGCCCTTAATCAAGTTAAAGTTAGCAGGGAAATTAAATTGAAAGTGAAGTTTCTAAAATAAAGCTGAATTTTGTACAGTCATTTCCCTCCTCGTCCAGTTGTATACGTGTGTTCGGTTTAATCTAATTAGAATTAGTAAACGACTACATTAGATCCTTCATATGAACCACTGAACTTGCATGCTTCTTGCCTGAACCAAACTTAGAAAACCGACATAATTCAGCTCAAAtgtgaaaagtaaaaaaaaaataaaaaaaaaataaaaaaaaaaaatctaaatagTCGTTCACCCAACCGCTTAAATTAAATATAGCCAGtggatgtataatatatatatatatatatatataatttatgtataccaaCTAAAAAAGTAAACAACGAATCAGGTCGGTTATTTATGTAAAGATTCCAAAAGCCCGTTTCATCGTGGGGCCCAATAAAAAATATCATTGGTCCAAGACAGAGTCCTTTATTATGCGAAGACCATTTAACCTAGTCCAAAGGCCTATTGGGTTGAATTGCTTGTGAGTTTCGGGCCACTATTCTGATTTGGGGGTGAAGAGGGATGCATTGAACCAGAGAGATTTCGGCGTTATTCCTGATTTTGGGCTACTATTCCTGATTCTTATATAACAGTGATTCattataaatgaaaaaaataaaaccgAGTGATAACTTATAAGAGAAATTGACAATTGTTTTGCCTTAAATTATATTGGCAAAGGTAGCGCCAAAACAATTGGCTTTATATAGCCAAATCCCAAAAACacttaattttatttattctctCTCCTCATAACCCCCTCTTTACCTATTTTTTTCATTCCCTTTCCCTTTCTcttcccatatttcttcttcttcttcttcttcttcttcttcttctctctctcaAGATTTAGCAAAGATTATTGTAAATTATGCACAAAAATAGTGGGATGAAAAGGTAAGGTAGCTATATTGATCTCATATTAGAGAAAAATCAGAAgcaaaaactgaaagaaaataggaaaaaattagAGTTcaactttccttttcttctctcttttttgttgTTGGATCGAACGAGTGGGATGGAATTGGTTGAAAACTCCTAGACGAGGCTATATACAAAACATGAGTAAGATTAGAAGTGATTTAGATTTGTTTCAAGTAAAAAATCATACCTAAAAAATGCGACTACGACATATGTATATCACGCTGTATATCGTGTACATTAGTGTATATCACAAGCAATATTTATGGAGTCTATGTATATTACATTGTATATcgtatatataacacacaaatttttaTGGATATATACAGATACACATGAGATAATACTGATGTACATGGGAATAAAGACGGGATAAAACGGGGGATACACAGGTTGAATTATCTTGAAATTCGAGTTTTCAATCTGAAATGTGTTATAAATTACatagatgaaaaataaatttttgatatgatatatacattattattatgttatgCACTGCGAAATATAAGCTAATAGAGTAGCTGCATGCATCACTACATGTATGCTTCGGTTGTTATCTTATTACTGCAGGAGAATGTTGCATATCAACAGCACTACTTTAACCAGATGGAAAGCATTTAGTCTTGCTTTCACGAGA
The sequence above is drawn from the Nicotiana tabacum cultivar K326 chromosome 13, ASM71507v2, whole genome shotgun sequence genome and encodes:
- the LOC107788209 gene encoding putative pectinesterase/pectinesterase inhibitor 33, whose product is MTTYKLNSFVLFIFFSFSLFLHQSYSIEEQTSDDINWWCSTTPHPEPCKYLMADVSPQRYKPKCKQEFRTMTTEVALEQALQVQKHAKNVGQHCRGKRKKLVWMDCDKLIDDTILQLNRTLHGIQSNFTSCSDFDAQTWLSASLTNIETCLSSSNQLNVSNVLHPTLSTNVSQLISNCLAINGELVDSQNSTQVDGFPSWVTARERKLLQSTTRSLASKAIYVVAQDGSGNFRSVQAAINAASKKVANQRTIIYIKKGVYRENVAIGPGISNIMLVGAGLRYTIITGSRSAAGGFTTYSTATVGVDGNGFIARGITFRNTAGPKNGQAVALRSASDLSVFYACGFEGYQDTIFVQSQRQFYKTCHIYGTIDFIFGNAAVVFQNCIIFVRRPLVGQVNVITAQGRGDPFQNTGISIHNSRITASPSLKPVVRAFQTYLGRPWQEYSRTVVMRSYIDGLINPSGWLPWLNSDFAFKTLYYGEHGNWGPGASTRNRVKWPGYHVITNTNEASKFTVANLIGGRSWLPSTGVPFTAGL